From a single Elusimicrobiota bacterium genomic region:
- a CDS encoding tetratricopeptide repeat protein produces MSLLRNEAKLRVFDGALQDMMIAVARRRRLSELLDKTRALRLGGRYHRGAESARALARMAGRGKMPDLELEAYWELLEDLKALHPERRGLLCSVERRASRLARCSGDERLRLEAQIRQAALWRTLGEHERAAAALTGVIGHRALTKDRQLSGYACWNLAFALRMLLKLDRAAFFFHRAARIFESTGDASGLAYAMSGLAGVTRLMNRPQASLGYYRRALALFQREKDDPYGLAYANCGSGNALRRLGRFRRAVAHYNRAHRIYRRLRDAVNEGYVCWGRYVCLRALGRRSEAGRDLKRALGLFKKTKDRRGLALCQVWAGLPLGVTDIAALREAHRS; encoded by the coding sequence TTGTCCTTATTGCGAAATGAAGCGAAGCTGCGCGTATTCGACGGAGCGCTCCAAGACATGATGATCGCCGTCGCGCGCAGGAGGCGTTTAAGCGAGCTGTTGGATAAAACCCGCGCCCTAAGGCTCGGCGGCCGGTATCACCGGGGGGCCGAATCGGCGCGCGCTTTGGCCCGGATGGCCGGGCGCGGAAAAATGCCCGATCTCGAACTGGAGGCTTATTGGGAATTGCTCGAGGATTTGAAGGCGCTTCATCCCGAGCGTCGCGGCCTTCTTTGTTCCGTGGAGAGGAGAGCCTCGCGCTTGGCCCGTTGTTCCGGCGATGAGCGATTGAGGCTGGAAGCTCAAATCCGGCAGGCCGCGTTATGGCGGACATTGGGGGAGCATGAGCGCGCGGCGGCCGCGCTGACGGGCGTCATCGGGCATCGGGCGCTGACAAAAGACCGTCAATTGTCGGGCTACGCTTGCTGGAATTTGGCGTTCGCCTTAAGAATGCTGCTGAAGCTTGACCGGGCGGCTTTCTTTTTTCATCGCGCCGCGCGAATTTTTGAGTCGACGGGGGATGCCTCCGGTTTGGCTTATGCGATGAGCGGCTTGGCGGGCGTCACCCGGCTGATGAACCGGCCGCAGGCTTCGCTGGGCTATTATCGCCGCGCGCTCGCCTTGTTTCAGCGGGAAAAAGACGATCCTTATGGTTTGGCTTATGCCAATTGCGGTTCAGGCAACGCCTTAAGACGTCTTGGGCGTTTTCGCCGGGCCGTCGCTCATTACAATCGCGCCCATCGGATTTACCGGCGTTTGCGCGACGCGGTCAACGAAGGCTATGTGTGTTGGGGCCGCTACGTTTGCCTGAGAGCCTTGGGCCGTCGCTCTGAGGCCGGCCGCGATTTAAAGCGCGCGTTGGGTCTTTTCAAAAAAACAAAAGACCGGCGGGGGCTTGCGCTTTGCCAAGTCTGGGCCGGCCTTCCCCTTGGCGTCACCGACATCGCGGCCCTGCGCGAAGCCCACCGGTCTTAG